tgtatttttggagtggaataaaatattggttgtgtccgaggagtaggcaaaactagccgaacctcgtaaattccggtgttccttttattgttgctttattgtcttatttattatttggtggctgtcataatttttggtatagtagttgtgacttattcacactatatacatttggttTCCGCAACAGGATGTATGCAACCTTACCCCTAAcctggaagggcagagagactgtttccgatagactctcgacTAAAGAAGGTGAAAGAAGCTCTGATAGCAAGTAATAACAAGACAAataattagaaaactaaatcgAAGATAGCAGAATATGAAAGAGGTACCGATAACAAGtaataaaactaaaaactaaaagCTTGTTTTTGAGATGACACATCTTGACATAGAGCATGGTTTCATACTTACATTCTAAAACTCAACTACAAATTGAAAGTGTCTGGCATATATGTATTTCTCCAGCTACTCTAGATAGCACTAGAAATGTTGACAAACTAAAGTTATTAAACCATAGGCCTTTctaaccttctttttttttcttttcaataaatgGCCTTTCTAACCTTATTGGTGAAATCTTAATGTACTACTATTAAGGGATAATTCTAAAGTGCAAGTCAAAAAAACAAATAAGGGGTGTTTGGTAGGAAGCTGAGAGTTCCAAACTTTTTATCGAGGCCAAATGATTAGTTTTGTTCAAGCCGTTGGATTATGAGACTCACTGCTGCATTTGCTGATGAGAATGCTCCATGAAAGCTTTCTTGATAGGATATGGATTCCAAATCACCAGCCATCTTTAATAGTATCTCACCTATGTCAGTTTTATTCTCCAACAATGATCTGTAGAATGAATTCGCAGCAACTTTGCTAATCTCAACATTTGTTTCCTCTGGACAATATTCATCATCCAACCACTTCTTAAGAGCAGTTCTCAACCATTCAGATTCCTGTGTAAATGCCACAAGTTCTTGAGCCATGTATTCCAATAGAGAAAAGAGAGGGGGTAGAGTGGGACAATATGCTAACCATACACCTTCAGCCTTACTCAATGCAGTTTATGCAGATCAGAAGCCTCTGCATTATTTCTAATTGATAAGGTAGAGGCTGCTAAAAAAAGTAAGCAGACGTAGAGAAGTTGACCTCATATTTAGAATTATGAATTTCAAAACACGTACAGATGCAGACGCAGAAGAAAGGCTCCTGAGCACAATGTAAAAATTTTATCAATAGAAAAGTGCACCaattctttccctttttcttcaatGGGATTAGAAAGGATCACATTGCAACCAGCCAACATCAAGATTTTGCAAGAAGTATGCAACAACGTGATGATAGCAAGTCATTCTCAGATGGACTACCTCAAGCTATGCAGTATTGGACAACATCCACAACTTAAGTTCGACGCGTAAAACTAACTAAAATGGCATCTTAAAGCATTCAACATACATGTTTTCCGATTAAATAAAACTTGCTAGATCATTATTAGAAAGGGAATAAAAATGGAACTCAATTTAAGGACACCTTATAGCATGTGAAGGGAAGGAAATTCCTACCCCTCTTGCAAATGGTCTCGGGGAAAATCAGCAAAGATATATATTAAAGACAAAAACTACAGATAACATGCACACAAAAAACAATCTTGAGAGGAATTTTAAGCATATCTTGTTCAAATCTCATCTTGGCTCATCTACTCAAAGAGTGTACCGCAAATATCCACTTGAAAATAGTCAACATGGAGTAAGTAGAAGAGACAGGTTCCCGCAAATACCTTATCCTACAAAGCACATAGGAGTTTAAACCCGATAATGATGCCACATATTAAATTGCTATTACTATTGAAATACGTTCAAACTAATTGGCAAAGCTTATATGTAGAAATGATCCTAATATGACAATTCACCCTGGGGTAATGGATAAAGGCAACTGAGAGCATCAAAAGCGATCACTAATTGTTTCATGACAGAGTGCAAGACTTTTATAGTTGAGTTGCAAATCGTGTCGTGCTTTTCAGCAATGATTATCCTTCATCAGATGTAAAACAAATACGATACTAGCAGTTTCATTATGCTGAATGGCAATGCCTCAACTACCATTCCATGCACTTTAGAGCCTCTCAATACATATCTTGAAGAGATCTCTCTAAATTGATTTAACTTTTGCGGAACACTTGTAGTGACTGTAATTAGAATATAAAAATTGTTCCGAAGGAACTTGCTAAACACAATCAAGAAGGCAAAAGATTGAATTTTCAGTAAACACGTGGCATAGACACAGCAGAGGATGATACACACACACAACTTAATGACTTACGGAAGATGAGTCAGGTCATAGTTCTCAAATTTCATAATGTCTTACTTGATAAAAGACTACCATTATTTGTATAACACTTGGCCTCTTAACTATTTGGTCTCTAATATACCATGCCATTCGTAGTTTGATGACGAAGTAGAGGAGTACCAAGAAAACTATGCGCCAATATATGATCGTTTCTAGCCAGACCCTCTTAACACAATGGTCACATAAGGTAACTACCACTGATCCCAGCAATGTCCAGGACCccaaaacaatcacaaagaatTAAGTAGAAAGTTTTACTCATTTATATTCTTTAGTTATTTCTAAATTTATTACCAATTCAAAGGAATTTAAATTCCAAGAGAACTTCAATTGAGACAAATATTCTTCAAATCAGATTGGTAGTACTGAAGTAAGTAATCACTCTTTATGCATGAAGTGCTTGATCAACCCCACCACAACTCAAAGTTAAGATCTTTCAACACTCCCAGGATATTTAACTGATTTCTTAATAGGTAATTCACAAAGAAGGTTCTCTTAGTTTGTAACTGCAAGGACAAAGTACAGGCAAACCTCAGGTCTGCGACCATCAAATCCCTTCTAGGAGTACCAATTAAGCTAATTATTTTTCTGATATCACAAAACTTAACAGAGTAATTGGGAAAAGACATGTGTGAATTACCTGGAGGGCTTTGGAGGGTTCAAGCCATTGTTGGGGAACCCTAAGATCTTCAATTAACTGCTCAGAGCCGCCGTATTCTCCACTGCTTTGGGCATTTGAAAGCAAGATGAATCTTGCTCCTCTAGAAAATGGACGACATTGATTAATGTTAGGGTGTATGACAATTTGACTAATACTGAAAGTATGTTGACGTGTAATTGGTCTATGGCCATTAACAACAAATTGTGAAAGGCGAAGACAGTAACAGCTCGAGATTGAGAGCAATGTGAAGGCCATTTGGAGACGTGAACAAGTGATGGCGGGAAAATGCGGGCGGGTATCGCAGTGAAACAATAGTTGTTTTAACGACCACCCATTTTTTTGCTTTTGGATAGAGAAGATTGAACAATTTTGGGTATTGTTTGGGAAATGGGACCAAATTTGTAAATTTAAATATAAACACTCCAGTGTTTTAGATTTTTATCACACACAACAAAAATATCTTTAGTAAAATGTAATAACGAGCTTTCTTTGCTAAATAAGGATAAAGAAATTTAATTGATTGAATTTGCAACCTCAACTTGAATTGTGATATATGTCTTAGTTTGTTGTATGTTTTCTCcaaccaaaaaaaacaaaaatgagccGGCTAGGAATACAATTTTTTTCAcacaaatttgaaaaataaaaaactgataaaaaaacaaatgagaacatttttttttcaattgatGCTTCTTTTAAGGGTAAATTCAAAGAATAAGTCCTGTTGTGACAATAATAAAGACATGAACCGCATTGAGATCGGGGAGCTTCTCTCTCTACAATTATCCCCTCCCCCAAATGGCCCCATCATCAATCCTAGCACTGGACCAACGATCACCACGGGCACTAAAATCCCCCGACCCACCGGACACAAATTCAACACCGATTGAAGTGGAAtaaactcaaaaagaaaaagttaacACCTTCAAGGAAATACTAGCGGAAAAGAACTTAACAAAGTTAATCATATACAACACCCAGTACCACCAACAGGAGACATCGTTCAAATCAACCACTGATGACACCACTGGCCCATCATCCTCAGCCAAGAACAAAAAAATAGACTCAACCACCCCATGACATTTCTCATTAATCGTCAAGATCTTTGGGAAAAAGGTACCCCACCACCTATTGAAGTTAAAATTGCAACACTTATGTAATCCCAGCGAGCATCTAACACTAATTGATCTAGGTTGGGATTTCTTtgtattgaaatttgaaaaagaagaGAACATGATGCTTGCACTACATGGAGGCCCATGGTTCATCATGGGACACTTCCATTCCGTCAGAAATTGGGAACCAAACTTTGTATTGGCGGAATAAAAAATACACGCCACAACCATCTGGATCTAGCTGCCTAATTACCCACGGAGTTCTACGATAGAGAGATTCTAAAAAGGATGGGGAGAAGGGTTGGTAGGCTGCTGAAAATCGATACGTGCACCTCTGCCACCTTAAGGGGCAGTTATGCACAGATCTGCATCCAAGTACCAATTGAGGTACCCCTCAAAATGACAGTACTAATTGGTGAATATAAGCAACCAATTACGTATGAGGGGGAGGGAATCCCGTGCAAAGGGTGTGGGCGACTGGGCTATCTACTCAAGAAATGCCCAAATCAACGATAGATAAGggcaaatgacacaacagagacGTCGACGGCAGGACATAGTGCCAATGAGGATGACGACTGAAAAGTGGTGGAGTTTCCACGGAAAACAAAACGACAAGAGAGAATGGAGGGATTCAAAAACCAGGGATGATCATAGGCAACAGAGAACAGACCGGGGAGCGGAAAGTGGCCACTGGATTCAGGTAAGTTATCCATCCTTAGTACTCCCTCCATTCTAgattatgtgaacctattttctttttggtcagttccaaaaagaatgatccctttctagttttggaaataatttagcttaaactttcaattctacccttaatgagaaacttttataaccacacaaacaCTCTAGGGccatttttgacttgtttaaaatcacaaatttcaaaagtcttcattttttcttaaacttcgtacctaatcaaacaggttcacataaattggaacgaaaGGAGTAACATTGATAAGGTTGAGGGCGGAAATGGGGCTTGGAACATGGCGGCACTAGGGCTGCGGGAAATATGGGCCAAATAAGACAGGGCCAACAAACACCACACGGGCCTCGTCTGATTAGACCCCAAAGAGACATGCAGCTTAGGCCATATGGGCCCATGTCACAACTGTCTGGGCTTTAGCACACAACACAAACCAAATGCACAAGTTACAGCCTGTACCAAATATGGGACATACGCAAGTCCTACCACACATGCACCTCCTACCTCTTACACGGCCTAAGGGAGAAAACACGCATCCATATCGGGTAAGAAAAATACCCAAATTGAAATTCCAAATCTGATACCCCAAGGCTCTAACATAAGTTAATTTCTGGGGTCCACTAATGGGGCTAAGCCCAATATCACTACTAACACTACTAACTCTGGGCAAGGGGAGAGGGATTTAATTACGCattctcactctctctctctcaccaTAACCCACCCTATGTCCAATCATCATTTCTTCTCTACTAGTTTGACTGACGTCGTCGCCTCTCAAAGATCTCTAATGATGATAAATCTCCATGCACGGAAACTCAATGGCGAAGGTCCTTGCTTAAAtggaaaagaattcacaattgtTGGTTGACAcgcgcaaaacacaacacaaagctattgctcgctagccaaagatagtatagttaaaTTATCGTCTTCAcgtggattggatttaaacaatgctCTAGTAATTTCTGGTTTAGTTGCTATTTAAGATGATCAAAACTTGGTTTGGATTGATTACAAACTATGATTAACTACTGAAGTAAAGCAATTGACAATTGGCTGCAAAGAATTAGAGATTAGGAGAGTtggtttcttatcaatgtgaggaataagggtcatgataggataggtgcaagatagctatttgggatttaactctagtttaatttactctaatgttctaatgatcttgacgaattcactcgatgattagtttaaacgtgtagtcaagacttgtctctcgattaaatcttaactctacgaggtgaactaatataagcactgTGAAATATGCAAGCATGTGTTATTGGATTAGTCtttaggaaaacgtctctcgaatattctcctaacttgatttagtcaacaattcaacaagctcttttgattacttaagagaatcaatcaattaattaaaataatgcaaagataatcaccaaaatatccctctttcgattaaataaactggTGAATAAAGTTACAacaattcaaagctccataaatGAATTCAAGCAAataactagagttaaaatccacgAATATTTATCAAAATACCATATCCGTCAAACTCTAAGGTTgactactccataatcatggaggaaCATCATAATTATAATTAAAGAGTAAGAAAGCATCAATCCAATATTACAATCCAAACTCTCGTATTaaattgatggaaagatgatgaaTTCTGTGTCTTGTATCCTCCaaagctgtcacgacccagaccccgatccggtcgtgatggcgcctctcgtgaagacaaggccagccaaccaaCCCATTTCAACTTTTTAGAATAGTTAATATTAATAAACAGTTTTAGCATAATTAAATAACCACAGTCTaaataaaaattttctttattaggtacggaatacaacccaaacacagcccaaaccggggtatcacaagtcacgagcatctattagagtataaatacaactgcaaggcctgaaacatataaaataggactgataaacaaaagaagaaatgtggtgctgcgaacgctggcagtcacctcactaaactccgataacttagcctccgaccagctcaaaacccgctaccgggtgaacaaatacatgtatctgcacacaaggtgcaggaagtaaagtgagtactccaactcagtgagtaataaagataaataataactgagcagtaagaaatcacgtaaaacaaacCATCATGTTGTATAAAGCAGTCTAAAACCCGTTGAGTAAAAGCAGTGAAACTGTGAAATCTTTGGAAAAACATCTTAGttcagtttaaacctcttttaaaaatgactttttcaacggTTACGCAAATGAGTGCAAAACAAACAGTGCAGATAAGCacggaaatccgcccctcgggcacaacactcaattaacagataatgccaggcaatcagatagatatcacatgaagtagcccaaacaacagataatggcagacaaataaaataaagtaaacacatagaacagtaccagcaccgctgcggcgtgcagcccgattcatatatctcgtcgacggcgctcactgggggtgtgcagactccgggaggggccccttacggcccaagcgcaatatcaagccatctcgtggcatcaaatctaggcccgcGGCCTCATATACATCATAAGCCACCTCGTgacatacatatctcaggccatccgcctcataatcaaatcagtatctcactgttgcggcgtgcagcccgatccaaaagtatcctcacaatacatgCACTCAGCCTTACTCAGGCAAAAATTACATAAGCCCCTCGGACAGCAGTAAAACATGAtactcagcccaaaaatattattGGAAATATCATTTCAATTGTTAAAGCGAAATAAACTTGGCCGAGTTTTGAAAACAGTGAAAaatacatgactgagttcaagtataaaatcaaaatagGGAGGAAATATCAACAATAGTCCCCAAAGGAATccaatagttggcacaaagcccaaatatggcaatcagcccaaaacataatgatcgcaaataagtttcagtcaaatacgcggtaaaatcatcaatcgggacggaccaagtcacaatccccaatagtgcacgaccccacgcccgTCAtccagcgtgtgtctcacctcaatatagcactacgatgtgcaatccggggtttcaaatcctCAGGATATCATATACaaaattactcacctcgaactggcgaaatct
Above is a window of Nicotiana tabacum cultivar K326 chromosome 8, ASM71507v2, whole genome shotgun sequence DNA encoding:
- the LOC107819892 gene encoding uncharacterized protein LOC107819892, whose translation is MAFTLLSISSCYCLRLSQFVVNGHRPITRQHTFSISQIVIHPNINQCRPFSRGARFILLSNAQSSGEYGGSEQLIEDLRVPQQWLEPSKALQESEWLRTALKKWLDDEYCPEETNVEISKVAANSFYRSLLENKTDIGEILLKMAGDLESISYQESFHGAFSSANAAVSLIIQRLEQN